A genomic stretch from Setaria italica strain Yugu1 chromosome VII, Setaria_italica_v2.0, whole genome shotgun sequence includes:
- the LOC101780865 gene encoding uncharacterized protein LOC101780865 isoform X2, producing the protein MGLLVKVSLLLVSKDFPLEVQCHGAKMIKHLLEIRCEDLSRADLLNLNLALVKSPNEDHTLRTADPGEQTKHASSLLLLSVNNSSRSSAAEETVDGHAPITYFGSRTKSEYTRLIYISESDKSNLSSSSSTTSGTRSDGTRSETGSWWNSESSKSSNLSCMRSFVLPFDDQVDYDESELEVQRLMSIDMFENDEVDGDPEDQVVPKDHDDFGNRITISKKVADIVHPRMLGLDGKAYSHQVKACLLFAEHNILWEAFVIISRLRDTMYKGILPWLLNPLNVIWTQPDWESTFLSDGFGLSCLFSDGSFLKMVYNVVKFYEDELKRSIEEDFTEKQSYDTSSVSLHLFLPLLLQLLRCIHALWKAQIACNLSEELEKAKALNCEEDSQQNNARKLLDEIRECGYRIIGLCMSLNGAFDELLDCSYLTVTFIDFDSMEFRHLSKLIHLVLLPLVKSCPRKFWKEWMLNLLGPILEHCEDVLYYAWFSLLHEGRAKVSYYFGKLPGSAESIQELEHTILLQFTRDVSQIFGSSSSPELNSGLSRKYFEDVSNEKMTSFQDLESLASYSLIGYLLINGCFGRLRMSLFGYWVDDEAATKAIPFCRTLVQLAGVSKDEGLRLFVSDELLPSVIKRLDDQLPCAIRHLSCKLNVTRSDNVNRDLTILSQELYNYLSSNFCSRSQNLVAEYKDRENAADDFTCWLAKLKEDFYLKACCAAPEEFIGMEVEWNWEFEDEFRRYLPVYIDMLKEVDAMDNTLELDYLDNGFLLQKLRPEFKLKYAINDMEHPHLRTISDMRRRKFNSMIQVINHKTMFEILSKLIDLTPYIKGSNYPYSVIDHLEQNPEALPSTFDAYDVEESVHFLIDSVLHIWEPQFHPLIREGHKDLLLWIIGQLTKAKEFEDFKPLAPEVEDFLPHLRPYAMFYILTKLKTSLYTTAEVQLHMHEEYDDYLASGKLDDYIYESMRLEGNFYEKDLDSWAVPHQFSDLDHGLIKLSLKRRAAIVQIDRQVRAYLNCLRCLMEDDLRKDRLTNLMSELEAAGFFDIDNCRINWEKKHFTELVDKVSIEVFAEHSLPRHYVIRGIIDYRTITLWRDRTQRSFEQVVGEACERLTAYLPQFWRDTRHYTHNFYEIVREPLEKLFV; encoded by the exons TCGATGGTCATGCGCCCATCACTTATTTCGGATCGCGTACAAAGTCGGAGTATACGAGATTGATCTACATCTCAGAATCTGATAAAAGTAatctcagcagcagcagcagcaccacctcTGGTACCAGATCCGATGGCACAAGATCTGAGACTGGTAGCTGGTGGAATAGTGAAAGCAGCAAGAGCAGTAATCTGTCTTGTATGAGATCCTTTGTATTGCCTTTCGATGACCAAGTGGACTATGATGAGAGTGAATTAGAAGTTCAG AGGCTCATGTCAATCGACATGTTTGAGAACGATGAAGTCGATGGTGATCCTGAGGATCAAGTTGTTCCTAAGGATCATGATGATTTTGGTAATAGGATTACCATCTCGAAAAAGGTTGCTGATATTGTTCACCCACGAATGTTG GGTTTGGATGGAAAAGCTTATAGTCATCAAGTTAAGGCCTGTCTACTCTTTGCAGAGCATAACATACTGTGGGAAGCTTTTGTTATAATATCCCGTTTGAG GGACACCATGTACAAAGGCATACTTCCTTGGTTGCTTAATCCTCTCAACGTAATATGGACCCAACCAGATTGGGAGAGTACATTTCTCTCTGATGGATTTGGGCTATCATGTCTGTTTTCTGATGGTAGTTTCTTGAAGATGGTTTACAATGTTGTAAAGTTCTATGAGGATGAGCTCAAAAGAAGCATAGAAGAAGACTTCACTGAGAAGCAATCTTATGATACTTCCTCTGTATCCCTTCACTTGTTCCTTCCTTTGTTACTGCAG TTACTTCGATGCATACACGCTCTCTGGAAAGCTCAAATTGCTTGCAATCTGTCTGAAGAACTTGAAAAGGCTAAAGCTCTGAATTGTGAGGAAGATTCCCAACAGAACAATGCAAGAAAATTGTTAGATGAAATCAGAGAGTGCGG GTACAGAATCATAGGTCTATGTATGTCTCTTAATGGAGCATTTGATGAGCTCTTGGACTGTTCATATTTAACTGTTACTTTTATTGATTTTGATTCGATGGAGTTTAGGCATCTGAGCAAGCTTATCCATCTTGTTCTCCTTCCATTGGTCAAAAGCTGCCCTCGCAAATTCTGGAAGGAATGGATGTTGAATCTCCTTGGACCCATACTTGAGCACTGTGAGGATGTACTGTATTATGCTTGGTTCAGTCTTTTGCACGAAGGTCGAGCTAAAGTTTCTTATTACTTTGGCAAACTTCCTGGATCAGCAGAAAGTATCCAGGAGTTGGAACACACTATCTTACTTCAGTTCACACGTGATGTTTCTCAAATTTTTGGAAGTTCATCTTCCCCTGAGTTAAACAGTGGTCTCTCACGCAAATATTTTGAAGATGTCAGTAATGAAAAGATGACTTCTTTCCAAGATTTGGAATCATTAGCATCATATTCTCTTATTGG GTATCTTTTAATTAATGGTTGCTTTGGGAGATTAAGGATGAGTCTTTTTGGGTATTGGGTGGATGATGAAGCAGCCACAAAAGCTATTCCCTTTTGCCGCACTTTGGTTCAGCTTGCAGGCGTTAGTAAAGATGAAGGACTTAGGCTGTTTGTTTCAGATGAACTGCTTCCATCTGTCATCAAACGCCTAGATGATCAGCTACCATGTGCAATCAGACACCTAAGTTGCAAGTTAAACGTAACTAGAAGTGATAATGTTAACCGGGATCTTACCATCCTTTCTCAAGAACTGTACAACTATTTGTCCAGCAATTTTTGTTCACGAAGTCAG AATCTCGTCGCTGAATACAAGGACAGAGAAAATGCTGCAGATGACTTCACGTGTTGGTTGGCAAAGCTAAAGGAAGATTTTTATTTGAAGGCATGCTGTGCTGCTCCTGAGGAATTTATAGGGATGGAAGTAGAATGGAATTGGGAG TTTGAAGATGAATTTAGAAGATATCTTCCCGTTTATATTGATATGTTGAAAGAAGTTGATGCAATGGACAACACGTTAGAG CTTGATTATTTGGACAACGGATTTCTCCTACAGAAATTGAGGCCTGAATTTAAACTGAAGTATGCCATTAACGATATGGAGCACCCTCATTTAAGGACCATCTCTGATATGCGAAGA CGAAAGTTTAATTCGATGATTCAAGTTATAAATCACAAAACAATGTTTGAGATTCTTAGCAAACTCATTGATCTCACTCCGTACATTAAG GGTTCTAACTATCCTTATAGTGTGATTGATCATCTTGAACAAAATCCTGAGGCACTACCCAGTACTTTTGATGCTTACGATGTGGAAGAGTCAGTTCAT tTCCTCATTGATTCTGTGCTGCATATCTGGGAGCCTCAGTTTCATCCTCTGATCCGTGAA GGACACAAAGATTTACTTCTATGGATAATTGGCCAGTTAACCAAGGCGAAAGAATTTGAAGATTTTAAG ccACTAGCACCAGAAGTGGAAGACTTCCTACCACATTTGAGACCTTATGCAATGTTCTATATTTTGACGAAGCTGAAAACATCTCTG TATACTACTGCTGAAGTGCAATTACACATGCACGAAGAATATGATGACTATTTGGCCTCTGGTAAACTGGATGACTATATCTACGAGTCCATGCGTTTAGAG GGTAATTTTTATGAAAAAGACCTTGACAGTTGGGCAGTGCCACATCAGTTCTCAGATTTGGACCATGGTCTTATTAAATTATCTCTCAAG CGAAGAGCTGCAATTGTGCAAATAGATCGTCAAGTTCGCGCATATTTGAATTGTCTAAGATGTCTCATGGAAGATGATTTG CGTAAAGATCGTCTCACAAATTTGATGAGTGAGCTTGAAGCGGCTGGTTTTTTTGACATTGACAATTGCCGTATCAATTGG GAGAAGAAGCATTTCACAGAGCTTGTTGATAAAGTCAGTATTGAAGTTTTCGCAGAGCATTCTCTTCCCAGACATTACGTTATTCGGGGGATCATT GATTATAGAACAATAACACTGTGGAGGGATCGGACTCAGCGATCCTTTGAACAG GTTGTTGGTGAAGCATGTGAAAGATTGACTGCATATCTTCCTCAG TTTTGGAGAGATACACGGCACTATACGCATAACTTCTATGAAATTGTTCGAGAACCCCTAGAAAAG CTCTTCGTGTAG